CGCAGAGACCGCTGCGACTCAAATCAAGAATCAGATTGATGCGATTATCGCCCGTACCGGTGTCCATAAAATAAATATTATTGGAATCAGTCTTGGTGGCGGTGTCGCTCGTTATTATGTCGAAAAGCTTGGAGGAAAAGATGTCGTAGAAAAACTCGTCACTATTTTCACCCCTATCGGAACACGCAAATCAGGGAAATACGATATTGCATTTCTCATGAACAAACTCGTCAGTTCAGAAGGAGCAGACATATCCAAGAAACAAACGGATGCGATCGCTCATTCATTCTCAGCAAAGAATCACCTCGCTATCTACGGAACTTCGGATTGGATTGTCGGCAGTCAGACCTATCCTCTCTCGGATGCCCCTCTTTCTGTCACTCAGGTGCCAGTCGCAGGAGGGCATTTACTCGTTTCTTACAATACTGATGCGCTCGAGCTTGCACTCGGATATATTCTCGATACGCCTCTTTCTGAAATAGGTGTGCCAATTCCTACGTCCCTTTCTTTTGTGACAGAAAATCCTCTCCCGATCATTCGTCAGTGTGTACAGAGTTTCCAATCTCAAGCCACCGAAAAGGGATTGAAACTCGAGCTTCTCAATACCAAAGAAGCTGAAATTCGCATCAATGAGCCAGGAATGAATGAAATTCTCACGAACCTCATCGGGAATGCAATCAAATATACTGCAGAGGGTTCAGTCAGTGTCACGACGGACATCAGAGACAATCAGTATGTCATCACGGTAGCGGATACTGGTTTTGGGATCTCTGCTTCCAATCAAAAGAAGTTATTTCAGAAGTTTGCTCGTATCCAAAATGCACAGACACAATCGATTCCTGGTACAGGACTCGGACTTTGGGTGAGTCTCGGTCTTGCGAAACGAATGGGAGGAACAATCGACGTAGAGAGTATCGAAGGTGTTGGATCGCATTTTGTATTCTCTCTCCCTCTCACATCACAATAATCTTGATTTAGGGGAAGAGGAGATTTGAGCGAGAAGAAAAGGATGATTCTGTGTTTTGATTGTTCTCGTATATGAGCGCAAGGAGCGCAAGTCCTGTCGCGTGAGCACTCGACTCTGTATCAGACGGTTGCCATCGCCAACCAAAATCGGATTTGATATTTTTTCGTACCACTGCTATCCATTCTTTCTTCACCGTATTTCCGTAGCCTGACCAGAAGAGAAAGACAATACGTTCAGCATAGAGATCGCTGAAGACAACATCTCTTTCTTCTGCAGAGATGATATGTCGTACGAAGGTTTTTTTGTATGACTGTATTTTTTCCGAATCAAAACACTGATTTTTTTCGAGAAAGAGGAGTCCGAGCAAGACGTGCGTATCAGCGTATCCTCCGACACTGTCTCCTCTCGTAGTGAGGAGGAAAAAATCTGTATCGTCGTATCCTGAGATGTCACAGTAGAGCGCTTTGAATAGGAGATCGTCCCATGGATCGTAGAGAAATTGTCTATAAGGGAAATTAATTGAATAAGTAGTATTACCCGATGGTTGATTGATGGGAGGAGTAGCAAGGTTTCGGCGAAAGACGATATCTCGGATCGGATGATTCATATCGAAAAGCCGACTAAATGGATCGTTCTTATATTTTTCTTTCAGATTTTCTGGAAGCATTTGTCCTCTCGATTGTTGTATCAGAGAGAAGAGAAATGCCTCATCTACACGGAGGGTCTGTATTTTTTTAGGCGTATAGAACTGGAGTCCTTGATCGATGACGGATTGAGAGCGATCGAATTCTTGGTATCGAACGAAGAGTGTCGCATCATGATCGAAGTACCATAAAACACCTTCTTCAAGGAAAAAAGCAAATAAAAAAACAAAACAGAGACGCAGAGAAATATGACTTTTTGTTGAGATTTTCATATGATGTTTATTGTATATCCAATAGGAGTATATGCGCAATGCGAAAAGAAGTATTGGACAGGGGAGAGAAAATATGCTATACTAGGAGAGTACTAAAGACGGGTGAGCAATCATTCCGTCTTTTTTCTTTTGTAAATCATTTTATCGAAACAACTATGCAAAAAATAGTCTCCGTAGTGGCTCGTGAAATCCTTGATTCTCGTGGCAATCCGACCGTCTCTGTCGAACTTACTCTCGAAGGAGGTATTTCTGCTACAGCAGGAGTGCCGAGCGGAGCAAGTACGGGGAAATATGAAGCCGTTGAACTTCGTGATGATGACCCCAAACGATATCTAGGAAAGGGCGTTCTCAAAGCTGTCGAAAATGTTAATACCCTCATTCGAGATACTATTGTTGAGAAAGAATTCAATCAGAAAACTCTTGATACAGCGCTTATCAATCTCGATGGGACTGAAAACAAGGCGAAACTAGGAGCGAATGCAATACTCGGTGTCTCAATGGCTTTTGCGAGAGCAGTAGCGAGAGCAGAACATAAAGAACTTTATGTCTATCTGAATGAACTCATAGGTGATACAGAGATGAAACTTCCACAACCGATGTTCAATATTGTGAATGGCGGAAAACATGCAGACAGCGGACTGGATATTCAGGAGTTTATGCTTGGCCCTGTCAACTTCCCGACGTTTCATGAAAAACTCCGTGTAGCCTCAGAAATATTTCATACGTTGGCAGATATTTTGCATGAACGAGGATACAAAACGAGCGTCGGCGATGAAGGCGGATTTGCTCCTGACTTCAAGTCAAACGAAGAGGCCCTCGAATATATCGTAGAAGCCATAAAGAAGGCTGGATATACGACAGACGATGTGAAAATCGGCCTCGATTGTGCCGCAAGTAGTTTCTGGAATACAGAAACAAAACGCTATGATCTGAAAATCAAGGGAGAAAAACAAAGTCTCGACAGTGATCAATTACTCAAGTGGTATCAAGACATCACCACCACTTTTCCGATTATCCTGATCGAAGACAGTTTTGCAGAAGATGATTGGGAAGGCTTTCAGAAGTTCAATCAGGTACTCGGCGACAAGATAACGAATGTCGGCGATGACCTCCTTGTGACGAATATCAAGCGTATCAAGCAAGCTATTGAAAAAAATGCGGTCAACTCTGTTCTTATCAAGCTCAATCAAATCGGATCGGTAAGTGAAACGATAGAAGCGGTCCAAATGACTAAAGCTCAGGGTTGGAAACCATTTGTTTCACATCGTTCTGGAGAAACTGAAGATACATTTATTGCAGATCTCTCTGTTGGACTTGGTTGTCCTATTATCAAATCAGGATCGCTCTCGAGAACGGATCGTATTTGTAAATACAATCGTCTGATGCTTATCGAAGATCAGCTCGTTTGAGAGAAGAACATTATTCAAAAAAGACTCCCGAAATATTTGGGAGTCTTTTCTTTTATGTCAGTCGTTCTTTCTTGTTTACAAACGACATGTAGAGTGTCGGTATGATGAACAGGGTGAAGAAGGATGAAATCGAGAGTCCGAAAATAACAACAGATCCGAGAGCGGTCCAGGTCTCATTGGAGAGGGTAATAGGAATGATACCGGCAATGGTTACGATAGATGTGATGAATATCGCTTCGAGACGGGATTTCCCAGCATCGATGATAGCTTCTTCGAATGGAATACCGATACGCACATTGAGATTGATTTTATCGATCAATATAATGGCGTTCTTCACAACGATACCGAAGAGCGCGAGAATACCGATGAGTCCCGGAAAGCTTAGACTGACGCCAAGAAGTGCCATCCCTAGGAAGACACCAATAAGAGCGAGAGGAAGCGTCACGAGAACAATAAATGCCTTACGGAACGAATTGAATTGGATGACAAGCGTAGAAATAATGAGGAGTCCCGCAATTGCCATTGCACGAATAATAGAGAGGACTGATTCAGCGTTCTGCTCATTCTCTCCGCCGTAACTGATAGTATAGCCTTCGGGGAGTACGTACTCTTCTGCCTGTTTGTCTTGAAATATTTTGACGACTTCGGTGGCATTGGTAGTTCCTTTGACATCAGCAGTGAGGAGCACAACACGTTTCTGATCAATACGAGAAATAGAATCGACAGATGGAGTAAGCTTGACTGTTGCAACGTCTTTGAGAAAGATGGGTTGTTTTTTCTGATTGAGTATCTGGAGGTTCTGAATACTTTCGAGAGTAGGAAGAGCTGATTCATCAAAACGTGCCAAAACATCAATCGTTTTGTTTTCACGAATGACTGTTGTCACGACTGTACCCGAAAGAGCATTTCGGAGTGTCGAACCGACAAGTACGGCATTGACATCGTAAAGTTCCATGCGAGCAGGATCGAGAGCGAAGGTATATTCCGCGGGCGCTTCTTTGAGAGAAATATCCGAATTGACGATACCTGGTATCGTATCGACAATACGTTCCAAATCACGAGCTATTTTGTCGAGTGTCTGTAGACTTTCACCGCTTATCTGAGCCTGGAAAGCGCTTCCTGAAGGTGGTCCACCACGAGGAGCGGAAACCGTGATGACAGCATCTTCTATTGGTGCGAGTTCTGCACGGATTTCCTCGGCAATCGTATAGGCTTTTACATCACGATTTTCTTGAGGAGTGAGTTTGATGACGAGAGAGGCAGTGTTGGACGTATTGGAACCGCCTCCAGAAAATCCACCATCCGATCCGGCATTACCGACAATCGTAGAAAAGTTCAGAATATTTTTGAGAGGGAGAATTTTTTCTTCCACTTTTTCTACGATATGATTTGTCTGATCGAGACTGAGGCCGACTGGTCCACGAAGACTGATGTAAAGAACATCACCATCAGCTGCAGGAAAAAACTCTGATTTGACGATACCAGTAAGAGGGAGCGCCAGAGCAAAGATGAAAAGAGCGAGCGTAGAAAGAAGTGTGACTACGCGTCTTTTACGAGTGAGGGTGACCATACGAAGATATTTTTCGTATGTTGGAAGGACGCGATCGAACCGAATAATACCGTGGATAAGCCTACTTGTGAAAGTAGCATTTTCATGGTCGCTCTGGTCTCGCAGTTTTTGTTTGATTTTCTCATCACTTTCCCACTCAGTCTCGACGAGGAGTGCATTATGTTTCAGAATATCTTTTCCTTGATGAAAATACCAGCGTATCATATATACAAGTACAACAAACGAAAGAAAGGCAAAAAAGAAACCAATGAATGAATGTTGTTTCACCATCACAAGTCCGAAGACGAGAGTAGTCACAAAGAAAAGAGCAAAGAAATTTTTTGTCACACGAATTCTTTCGAGTACTGCAGCGAGTGGATGGTTGATCATGAGAGCGATGAGGAGCGATGATATGAGCGTGACAGATACAGTGATCGGGATAGACTTGATGAATTGACCAATCATTCCTGATGCGAGAAGGAGAGGGAGAAACGCCCATACGGTTGCAAATGTCGTCGAAACAAGCACAACCTTGAAATCTTTCAAGACCAAAAGAATGGCTTCTTCTGGGGTAAACTTCCCTGTTTTCATATACTGTTTCGTCGCAGATACGACAACGATAGCATCATCGACCAAAAGTCCGAGAGACAAAAGGAGTGCAAAAATAGAGAGAAAATTGAGCGATGTCCCGGTCATCTGCATCACACCAAACGTGACAAAGAAAACAAGAGGAATAGCGATACCTGCTACAAATGCTTCTTTGAGTCCGACAACAAGGAAGAGAAGTGAAACAACAAGTGTCAGAGTCAAAACGAAGTCATGTGTGAGCTGATCAAAGTCTTTGCGAATCCGGTCAGCCTGATCGACAGTACTCGACACGGTCATACCAGTAGGAAATGTTGTGAGAAGTTCTCTGATTTTTTCTTGCGCAGTGTCTACGGTGTTGATGATGCTTCCGCCCGTTCTTTTGATGATTTGTATGGTGACAGCATTTTGTGGTTGTGCTCCGTTTTCCGAAAAACGCGAGTAGACTGTTTTCGTAATTGATTTTTCTTGAATGAGAGCAATGTCTTTCAAAAAAACAAGAGCACCCTCTGTTGTATGGATGATCGGAAGAGTACCGAGTGTTTCGGCGTCATAGAATCGGCTGTCGGATCGGACAGGATAATTGTATTTTTCTCCTTCGAAATTACCAGCAGGGATAGCCTTGTTGGTAGCAGAGATTGCCTGATTGGCTTGATCGATTGTGATGCCATAGAGATTGAGTTTTTGTGGAATATAAGCCACTTCGAGCTCACTTTCGTCTCCTCCAGAAACAATGACTTCACGAACATCAGAAATTTTTTCGAGAGCCTCTTGAATTTTTTCTGCGTACGTTCGGAGTGTAAATCCATCATACGGACCAATGAGCGCATACGTGATGATAGGTGTATCGTCGAGTGATATTTCTTGTACTTGTGGATCTTTGGCATCGGCAGGGATATCGCTTCTGATAGCAGGAAGTTTGTCTCGCAGTCTGCGGACTGAATCATCGACATTCTGATTGGCATCGAATTCCACCACGACTGTGGAGAATGAATTGGCAGAAGTCGAAGTCATTTTATTCACACCGCTGACACTGCTCACCGCGGTTTCTATTTTCTTTGTGACGAGTTCTTCGATATCAGAAGGTGATACACCAGGATACGCAACACTCACGATAGCGGTAGCTATCTTGACCTCAGGATTGGATTCGCGAGGCAAGCGAGAGAAAGCGTAGAGCCCCCATCCAGAAAGAAGCATGATGAGTAAAATGACGACGCGGAAATTGGTCACGAAAAAAGAGAGCCACGTTTTTCGAAGTTCAGGATTGAAGGTGAGTCGATCGAGGTACTTACTGTCAGTTGAGGTTTCCTCTAAATGTTTTTGATTGTTCATAGCGTTTCTTTGATGCGTGATGTGACGGATTCTCCATCGCTTACGAGCTTGTTACCATCAATAACAATGAGAGAATCATCGCTTATCTCAGCCGATATTTCAGCATTTTCTCCAGAGACAGAAATGAGAGTCAGTGGTATTTTTTTTGCTCGATTATCTTCGACGATAAAGAGAGATTGCTCATTTTGTCCGAGAGTGATTGCTCCGAGTGGCAGTATGAAATGAGCAGGATCTTTTGGAGTGAGAGTGGTATCAATAGATATGGTGACGACCGTACCCGAAAGGAGAGATTTTGGATCTTGTTTGAGAGGAAGAGCTTCGACCTGAAATCTTTTTGTTGCAGAATCAGCGACGTCTGCAATGTTACGAATGCCGAGCGGTACGATGGTTCCATCGGAAGTAGTGGCGAATATTTTTTGTCCTTTGGTAAGTGTTCCTCGCAGAGCCTGATCAATGAAGAAAGAAACTTTGAGTACAGAATTTTGACTCACGATAGCGATGAGTTGTCCGAGAGAAA
This DNA window, taken from Candidatus Moraniibacteriota bacterium, encodes the following:
- a CDS encoding alpha/beta fold hydrolase — translated: MIRPNRLKFFTWRRMVLRFFYPLWVFFSSRKKVDAINENSIRAASATDGVITILLHGIFTNYYSAPYWAIRWLKSNGIQVVSLGYDYWADAETAATQIKNQIDAIIARTGVHKINIIGISLGGGVARYYVEKLGGKDVVEKLVTIFTPIGTRKSGKYDIAFLMNKLVSSEGADISKKQTDAIAHSFSAKNHLAIYGTSDWIVGSQTYPLSDAPLSVTQVPVAGGHLLVSYNTDALELALGYILDTPLSEIGVPIPTSLSFVTENPLPIIRQCVQSFQSQATEKGLKLELLNTKEAEIRINEPGMNEILTNLIGNAIKYTAEGSVSVTTDIRDNQYVITVADTGFGISASNQKKLFQKFARIQNAQTQSIPGTGLGLWVSLGLAKRMGGTIDVESIEGVGSHFVFSLPLTSQ
- the eno gene encoding phosphopyruvate hydratase, giving the protein MQKIVSVVAREILDSRGNPTVSVELTLEGGISATAGVPSGASTGKYEAVELRDDDPKRYLGKGVLKAVENVNTLIRDTIVEKEFNQKTLDTALINLDGTENKAKLGANAILGVSMAFARAVARAEHKELYVYLNELIGDTEMKLPQPMFNIVNGGKHADSGLDIQEFMLGPVNFPTFHEKLRVASEIFHTLADILHERGYKTSVGDEGGFAPDFKSNEEALEYIVEAIKKAGYTTDDVKIGLDCAASSFWNTETKRYDLKIKGEKQSLDSDQLLKWYQDITTTFPIILIEDSFAEDDWEGFQKFNQVLGDKITNVGDDLLVTNIKRIKQAIEKNAVNSVLIKLNQIGSVSETIEAVQMTKAQGWKPFVSHRSGETEDTFIADLSVGLGCPIIKSGSLSRTDRICKYNRLMLIEDQLV
- a CDS encoding efflux RND transporter permease subunit; its protein translation is MNNQKHLEETSTDSKYLDRLTFNPELRKTWLSFFVTNFRVVILLIMLLSGWGLYAFSRLPRESNPEVKIATAIVSVAYPGVSPSDIEELVTKKIETAVSSVSGVNKMTSTSANSFSTVVVEFDANQNVDDSVRRLRDKLPAIRSDIPADAKDPQVQEISLDDTPIITYALIGPYDGFTLRTYAEKIQEALEKISDVREVIVSGGDESELEVAYIPQKLNLYGITIDQANQAISATNKAIPAGNFEGEKYNYPVRSDSRFYDAETLGTLPIIHTTEGALVFLKDIALIQEKSITKTVYSRFSENGAQPQNAVTIQIIKRTGGSIINTVDTAQEKIRELLTTFPTGMTVSSTVDQADRIRKDFDQLTHDFVLTLTLVVSLLFLVVGLKEAFVAGIAIPLVFFVTFGVMQMTGTSLNFLSIFALLLSLGLLVDDAIVVVSATKQYMKTGKFTPEEAILLVLKDFKVVLVSTTFATVWAFLPLLLASGMIGQFIKSIPITVSVTLISSLLIALMINHPLAAVLERIRVTKNFFALFFVTTLVFGLVMVKQHSFIGFFFAFLSFVVLVYMIRWYFHQGKDILKHNALLVETEWESDEKIKQKLRDQSDHENATFTSRLIHGIIRFDRVLPTYEKYLRMVTLTRKRRVVTLLSTLALFIFALALPLTGIVKSEFFPAADGDVLYISLRGPVGLSLDQTNHIVEKVEEKILPLKNILNFSTIVGNAGSDGGFSGGGSNTSNTASLVIKLTPQENRDVKAYTIAEEIRAELAPIEDAVITVSAPRGGPPSGSAFQAQISGESLQTLDKIARDLERIVDTIPGIVNSDISLKEAPAEYTFALDPARMELYDVNAVLVGSTLRNALSGTVVTTVIRENKTIDVLARFDESALPTLESIQNLQILNQKKQPIFLKDVATVKLTPSVDSISRIDQKRVVLLTADVKGTTNATEVVKIFQDKQAEEYVLPEGYTISYGGENEQNAESVLSIIRAMAIAGLLIISTLVIQFNSFRKAFIVLVTLPLALIGVFLGMALLGVSLSFPGLIGILALFGIVVKNAIILIDKINLNVRIGIPFEEAIIDAGKSRLEAIFITSIVTIAGIIPITLSNETWTALGSVVIFGLSISSFFTLFIIPTLYMSFVNKKERLT